A genomic segment from Agelaius phoeniceus isolate bAgePho1 chromosome 2, bAgePho1.hap1, whole genome shotgun sequence encodes:
- the PSPC1 gene encoding paraspeckle component 1 isoform X3 has product MAANRNLKQVRIENSSPAVPLGMVGGGGGGNLKGLRGLEAESEAAAAMALVPSKEGGGDEEQEVGFTIDIKSFLKPGEKSYTQRCRLFVGNLPTDITEEDFKRLFERYGEPSEVFINRDRGFGFIRLESRTLAEIAKAELDGTILKSRPLRIRFATHGAALTVKNLSPVVSNELLEQAFSQFGPVERAVVVVDDRGRATGKGFVEFAAKPPARKALERCSDGAFLLTTTPRPVVVEPMEQFDDEDGLPEKLMQKTQQYHKEREQPPRFAQPGTFEFEYASRWKALDEMEKQQREQVDRNIREAKEKLEAEMEAARHEHQLMLMRQDLMRRQEELRRLEELRNQELQKRKQIQLRHEEEHRRREEEMLRQREQEELRRQQEGGFKPNFMDNVTIKILKMQMKTGLCRILLVSYADKRES; this is encoded by the exons ATGGCCGCGAATAGGAACTTGAAGCAAGTGCGGATCGAAAACAGCTCCCCGGCGGTGCCGCTGGGCATGgtggggggcggcggcggcggcaacCTGAAAGGATTGCGCGGCCTAGAAGCGGAGagtgaggcggcggcggccatGGCTCTGGTGCCGAGCAAAGAAGGCGGCGGagatgaggagcaggaggttggGTTCACCATCGATATCAAGAGCTTTCTCAAACCTGGCGAGAAGAGCTACACGCAGCGTTGCCGGCTGTTCGTGGGGAATCTGCCTACTGATATCACCGAGGAGGATTTCAAGCGCCTTTTCGAGCGCTACGGGGAGCCCAGCGAGGTCTTCATCAATCGGGACCGTGGCTTCGGCTTCATCCGCCTG GAATCTAGAACCTTGGCTGAAATAGCAAAGGCAGAACTTGATGGTACTATTTTGAAGAGCAGACCACTTCGAATTCGATTTGCTACCCATGGAGCTGCCTTAACTGTGAAGAATCTGTCGCCTGTGGTTTCCAATGAGCTGCTGGAACAAGCATTCTCGCAATTCGGGCCAGTGGAAAGAGCGGTTGTTGTAGTAGATGATCGCGGCAGAGCTACAGGGAAAGGTTTTGTAGAGTTTGCAGCAAAACCTCCGGCACGGAAAGCTCTAGAAAGATGCAGTGATGGGGCATTCTTGCTTACAAC AACACCTCGACCTGTTGTTGTAGAACCGATGGAGCAATTTGATGATGAGGATGGACTCCCTGAGAAGCTAATGCAAAAAACACAACAGTACCACAA GGAAAGAGAACAGCCTCCACgctttgctcagcctggaaCATTTGAGTTTGAGTATGCTTCACGGTGGAAGGCTCTTGATgagatggaaaagcagcagcgGGAACAGGTTGACAGGAACATTAGAGAAGCCAAAGAGAAACTTGAGGCAGAAATGGAAGCAGCTAGACATGAGCATCAGCTAATGCTGATGAGGCAAG ATCTCATGCGTCGTCAGGAAGAATTGAGGCGCTTGGAAGAGCTTCGAAACCAAGAACTTCAAAAACGCAAGCAGATACAGCTGAG ACATGAAGAAGAGCACAGACGTCGGGAAGAGGAGATGCTACGCCAGAGGGAACAGGAGGAATTACGACGACAGCAGGAGGGAGGATTTAAGCCAAATTTCATGGACAAT